ACAAATGATTTCACCAACTGCTAATGTCTCCCCTTCTTCAGCAATGAGTTCTTTAATGACTCCGGTGAACGAAGATGGAACTTCTGCATTTACTTTATCGGTCATGACCTCAGCAAGCGGGTCGTATTTATTTACTTTATCTCCGACTTTTACTAACCATTTACTGATTGTGCCTTCGGTTACACTTTCGCCTAATTGCGGCATTTTAATTTGCTCTGCTGCCAATGGTTTAAACCTCCTATGCAATTCACGTTTAAAAACTATTAGAATTCAGCTAATTCCCGCATTGCTTTTTCAACCTTTTCTGGATTGACCATAAAGAATTTTTCCATAGTAGGTGAATATGGCATTGCCGGAATATCAGGTCCTGCCAGCCTTTTAATCGGAGCATCCAATTCAAATAAACAATTCTCCGCAATAATAGCCGCAACCTCACTCATGATGCTGCCTTCTTTTGTATCTTCCGTAACAAGCAGCACCTTCCCTGTCTTAGAGGCAGCTTCAATGATCGCTTCTTTATCAAGCGGATAGACGGTCCGTAAATCGAGAATATGAGCTGAAATTCCGTCTTTGGCTAATTTCTCTGCAGCTTGAAGGGCAAAATGAACACAAAGGCCATAAGTAATGACCGTAATGTCTTCTCCTTCACGCTTTACATCAGCTTTACCGATTGGCAGCGTATAATCCTCTGCAGGAACTTCCCCTTTAATTAACCTATATGCTCGTTTATGCTCGAAGAAAATCACAGGGTCATTATCGCGGATTGCTGCTTTTAACAACCCTTTCACATCATAAGGAGTGGATGGCATGACAATTTTCAGTCCCGGCTGGTTGGCAAATACCGCTTCTACTGATTGAGAATGGTAAAGTGCTCCATGAACACCTCCGCCGTAAGGAGCCCGGATCACGATTGGACAGTCCCAATCATTATTGGAACGATAGCGAATTTTTGCTGCTTCGGATATAATTTGATTCACTGCAGGCATAATAAAATCAGCAAATTGCATTTCAGCAATCGGTCGCATGCCATACATGGCTGCCCCAATGCCTACCCCAGCAATGGCAGATTCAGCAAGCGGTGCATCAATGACCCGCTCTTCACCAAATTGTTCATATAATCCTTGTGTAGCTTTAAAAACTCCGCCCTTTTTCCCTACGTCTTCCCCAAGGACAAACACCTTAGGATCCCGTTCCATTTCTTCACGAATGGCCATTGTTACAGCATCAATATAAGAAATTACAGCCATGTTCCTTCCCCCTTACTTATCCGCATACACATATTTAAGCGCATCTTCAGGCGCTGAATATGGAGCATTTTCTGCATAGTCAGTGGCTTCATTTACCGATTTCATTACACGGTCATTAATTTCTTTTTCCATTTCATCATTCAATACACCTGTTTCTTTTAAATAGGCGCCAAACGTGATGATTGGATCATGCGTTTTCGCTTTCGCCACCTCGTCTGGAGCCCGGTACGAACGATCATCATCATCAGATGAATGCGGTGTTAAACGATAGGAAACTGTTTCAATCAGTGTCGGGCCTTCTCCGCGCCGACCACGTTCTACAGCTTCTTTCACCACTTTGTAAACTTCTAATGGATCATTTCCGTCTACGGTATAACCCGGCATTCCATAGCCAATGGCCCGATCAGATACTTTTTCACAGGCCAGCTGCTTTTCAACAGGAACGGAAATAGCATATTTATTATTCTCACACAGAAAAATGACCGGAAGTTTATGGACACCGGCAAAGTTGGCTCCTTCGTGGAAATCCCCTTGGTTTGAAGAGCCTTCTCCAAATGATACGAATGCTACAAAATCCTTTTTTTCCATTTTCCCTGCAAGGGCTACACCTACTGCATGAGGCACCTGTGTCGTTACCGGAGATGAACCCGTTACAATTCGATTCTTCTTTTGGCCAAAATGCCCAGGCATTTGTCGTCCTCCAGAATTGGGATCCTCTGCCTTAGCAAAGCCAGAAAGCATAAGTTCCTTTGGAGTCATTCCAAAGGTTAATACGACTCCCATGTCACGATAGTAAGGACAAACATAATCCTTTTCACGATCCATAGCAAACGCTGCACCAACTTGAGCAGCCTCCTGTCCTTGACATGAGATAACAAATGGAATTTTACCTGCACGGTTTAACAGCCACATCCGTTCATCAATACGGCGGGCCAAAAGCATCGTTTCATACATTTCTAATACTTTTTCATCGCTTAAACCTAAAGCTTTATGACGCTTTTCTGCCATATCATCTTTACCTCCGATTATTCAAACTAAAAAAGGTTTTTTTATCTAAAATTTAACGTGTGTTAAATTTTCTGTTGAGTTGCACACTCGAGCTACTCTTTCCATTTTCATCCATTATCGAAAAATCACCAATGTGCTTTATTGACTAAAAATTAGGCATGTATGGCGTGTCCGTCAACTGCTAATGCAGCTTCGCCAATGGCCTCTGATAAGGTTGGATGCGGATGTATGGTATGACCGATTTCCCAAGGAACAGCGTCTAATACCATGGCAAGACCTGCCTCTGATATCATATCCGTAACATGGGGACCAATCATATGGACACCTAAAATATCATCAGTTTCTGAATCGGCAATTATTTTCACAAAGCCATCAGATTCACCGAAAACAAGCGCTTTGCCAATTACCCTAAATGAGAACTTTCCAACCTTCACTTTATGTCCGTTTTCTATCGCTTGATCTTCTGTTATACCAACGCTTGCTGCTTCCGGACTACTATAAATACATCTAGAAATCAGATTGTAATTGAGCGGAGAGGGGTTCTTTCCGGCAATATGCTCGACTGCCGTGATCCCTTCATGAGAAGCGACATGCGCCAATTGCAATCCGCCGATACAATCACCAATTGCATAAATATGTGATTCTTTCGTTTGGAAATACTCATTTGTTACAATAACTCCTTTTTCTACTTGAATATCTGTATTTTCTAGACCAATTCCTTGGACATTTGCTTGGCGGCCAACAGAAACAAGCAGTTTTTCTGCCTTAAATTCTTTTACTGTGCCTTTTACTTTTGCGGAAATGGTTACTCCATTGTCTTTTACGAGTGTTTCTGACAGAACTTTAGCACTTGTAATGACAGTGATTCCTTTCTTTTTCATTAAACGCTGCATTTCTTTTGAGATTTCTTTATCCTCAGTAGGGATAATTCGATCAGCATATTCAATTACCGTTACTTCCACACCAAAATCCGACAACATGGAGGCCCACTCGATTCCAATTACACCACCGCCAACAATGATGATGGAACTTGGAAGACTTTCAAGCTGCAATGCTTCATCAGAGGTCATGACAAATTCCCCATCAATTTCAAGTCCCGGCAGTGTTCTTGGCCTTGAGCCGGTAGCAATGACCACATTTTTTGGGATAAGCATTTCATTTTCGGAACCATTATTCATTTCAACAGAAATCGTTCCAGGCATAGGTGAAAAAATGGATGGGCCGAGGATGCGGCCATACCCTTCAAAAACGTCAATTTTTCCTTGTTTCATTAAATATTGGACGCCCTTATGAAGTGTGTCGATTATTTTATTTTTTCGATCCTGAACTTTCCCAAAATTTACAGCAACCTCACCGGTAATAACACCAAAGTCTTCGCTGCGTTTAGCTGTGGCAAATACCTCGGCACTTCTAAGAAGCGCTTTACTTGGAATACAGCCTTGATGGAGGCAAGTTCCACCGAGCTTCCCTTTTTCTACAATTGCCGTTTTTAAGCCTAGCTGTGAGGCGCGGATCGCGGCTACATAACCGCCTGTACCGCCGCCGAGTATGACAACATCATATTCTTGTGCCACAATTTTTTCCTCCCTGGAACCTTATATTTTAACTTTATTAAATTGACCCGGATATTCTTTTACCTCTTCTTCACCGCGAAGAACCCTTAGTGCCCCCTCAGCCAATGCTTGAAGTTCATTTTCGCCAGGATGTACAATAACATCAGCAATCCAATTAATTCGATCGGAAATAGTCTTTACAAACTCTTTACCGTAAGCAAGACCTCCAGTTAACACTATAGCATCAACTTTACCTGAAAGCACAGCACTTGCTGCACCAATTTCCTTTGCTACTTGATATGCCATTGCATCATAAATAAGCTTTGCCTGTTCATCGCCTGCACTAATTCTTTTTTCTACTTCGACTGCATCATTTGTCCCTAGATATCCAACTAGTCCTCCCTGGCCGACAAGCATTTTCATAATTTCCTCACGATAATATTCACCTGAATAACATATGGCAATTAAATCCCCAGCTGGAACAGTACCAGCACGCTCCGGACTAAACGGCCCATCTCCATGAAGACCATTATTGACATCAATCACTCTGCCCTGTTTATGGACCCCCACTGTAATCCCGCCGCCCATATGGGTAACAATTAAATTAAGTTCATTGTATTTTTTCCCTAATTCTTTCGCAATTCTTCTTGCCACAGCCTTTTGATTTAAGGCATGAAAGATACTCTTTCTTTCGATCAGATGAAACCCAGAAATTCTGGCTATCGGCGCCAATTCATCCACCACAACAGGATCGACGATAAAAGCGGGAATATTTAAACCCGCAGCAATTTCATAAGCAATAATGCCACCAAGATTGGAAGCATGCTGACCGGAATAACCGCTGCGTAAATCAGTTAACATCAAATCATTAACCGCATATGTTCCCCCTTCAATTGGCCTTAAAAGTCCGCCTCGCCCGCAGACTGCATTTAACTTGGAAATGTTGATTCCTTCTTTATCCAGTGTTTCCAAAATGGTGTTTTTTCTAAATTCATATTGATCAATAATATTGGCAAATGAATTGATGGTATCTGCTTCATGTCGAATAGTTTTTTCTAATATGGAAATTTCATTATCGAATACTCCTATTTTTGTAGATGTTGATCCAGGGTTGATAACGAGAATTCGATATTCTAGATCTGGCACCGTTTTGACCCCCAATTAAATTATCTATTAATTAACCATTATTGGTAAAATCATTCATGAAATGCTTGGCTTTTTAAAGGCAAAGACGCTGAATGATTCATTCAGCGCTTTTGCTCCACTTCCGTTCAACTATTATCGGTTTAAACGATGGCTTAAAATGTGATGCTCATTTCGTAAAAACTGGCTTCTAGAATTACTCACTTTTGCGATACGCTCTTCCGCCATGCGATCTGCTGCTACATAGGTAGGAATTCCGTCTCGTTTTGAAATATCAATGATTTTTTCAATGCTGCTGTAAATTTGCTCTACCTTTTTCATAGCACGGTCATGATTGTAGCCGTATAATTCATCTGCAACATTGATTACGCCGCCTGCATTAATAACATAATCCGGAGCATAAACGATTCCCATTTCGTGAATGGTATCGCCATGGCGTGTATCTTTTAATTGATTATTTGCCGAACCAGCAATGACTTTTGCTTTCAGCTGTGGAATGGTGTCATCATTAATGGTTGCACCTAGTGCACAAGGAGCATAAATATCACATTCCACACCATAAATTTCATCCGGATCAACAGCTATTGCACCAAATTCTTCAACTGCCCGTTTCACTGCTTCACGGTTAATATCAGTGACAATAAGCTGGGCACCTTCTTCATGCAGATAACGGCAAAGTGTGTAAGCAACATTGCCGACACCTTGTACTGCAACTACTTTACCTTCTAAGGAATCAGAACCAAAAGCTTCTTTTGCGGCAGCTTTCATTCCCCTATATACCCCGTAGGCAGTTACTGGAGATGGATTTCCTGATGAACCGAATGCAGGGGAAATCCCGGTTACAAAGTCGGTTTCTTCATGGATGATATCCATATCTGCTACAGTTGTGCCTACATCCTCTGCTGTAATGTATCTGCCGTTAAGTCCTTGTATATAGCGGCCGAATGCCCGGAACATTTCTTCATTCTTATCCTTCCGCGGGTCGCCGATGATAACCGTCTTTCCACCGCCAAGATTTAAACCAGCAGCGGCGTTTTTATAAGTCATACCTCTGGCAAGTCGAAGCGCATCTTCGATTGCAGCTTCTTCGGAAGCATATGTCCACATGCGTGTGCCGCCTAATGCTGGGCCAAGCGTTGTATCATGAATCGCAATAATCGCCTTTAATCCGGATTGTTTATCCTGACAAAATACCAATTGTTCATAATCATATTTTTCTAAGTATGTGAAAAGTTCCATTGTAAATTCCTCCTCTAATGTTAGAAAAAATCAACCAACCCTTATTTCGGGGATCGAAACTTCAAATATGCTCCGTTTCATTTTATTTCTCTTTTATTCATTGGCAGAGCTCAACGCAAGTGCAAGAGAGTACAATTTACTTTCTGCCGTATCAGCTCTGGAAGTTAAAACAATTGGCACCTTTGCCCCTGCGATTACTGCGCCAACCTTCGCTTTTGCAAAATAAACGAGAGATTTATAAAGTGCATTTCCAACCTCAATTGCCGGAACTAATAAAATATCTGCATTTCCAGCCACATCACTATGAATTCCTTTATGCTCTGCTGCGAGCTCTGAAATAGCATTGTCCAATGCAAGCGGTCCATCAATCACGCAACCCGTTATTTGCCCCCGCTTATTCATCAAAGTTAAAGCCGCAGCATCCATTGTTGCTTGCATGGATGGATTCACTACTTCCACGGCAGCAATTGGAGCAACCTTAGGTATTTCAATGCCTAGCGACCTAGCGATCGCAACTGCATTTTTTGCGATGCCTGCTTTTTGTTCCAAATCAGGAGCGATATTCATAGCGGCATCTGTTACAAAAATCAGCCGGTCAAAGTCTGGAACTTCAAATGCGGCAACGTGCGATAGCACATTGCCCGTTCTAAGGCCAAACTCTTTATTTAATACAGCTTTCAAAAAAATATTTGTGGGGATATTTCCCTTCATTAACACATTTGCTTCTTTGTTAAAAACAGCCTTAACAGCCAGCTCGGCAGCTTCAGCTATTGAATCCGCATGAACTATTTT
Above is a genomic segment from Neobacillus endophyticus containing:
- a CDS encoding alpha-ketoacid dehydrogenase subunit beta yields the protein MAVISYIDAVTMAIREEMERDPKVFVLGEDVGKKGGVFKATQGLYEQFGEERVIDAPLAESAIAGVGIGAAMYGMRPIAEMQFADFIMPAVNQIISEAAKIRYRSNNDWDCPIVIRAPYGGGVHGALYHSQSVEAVFANQPGLKIVMPSTPYDVKGLLKAAIRDNDPVIFFEHKRAYRLIKGEVPAEDYTLPIGKADVKREGEDITVITYGLCVHFALQAAEKLAKDGISAHILDLRTVYPLDKEAIIEAASKTGKVLLVTEDTKEGSIMSEVAAIIAENCLFELDAPIKRLAGPDIPAMPYSPTMEKFFMVNPEKVEKAMRELAEF
- a CDS encoding thiamine pyrophosphate-dependent dehydrogenase E1 component subunit alpha, which gives rise to MAEKRHKALGLSDEKVLEMYETMLLARRIDERMWLLNRAGKIPFVISCQGQEAAQVGAAFAMDREKDYVCPYYRDMGVVLTFGMTPKELMLSGFAKAEDPNSGGRQMPGHFGQKKNRIVTGSSPVTTQVPHAVGVALAGKMEKKDFVAFVSFGEGSSNQGDFHEGANFAGVHKLPVIFLCENNKYAISVPVEKQLACEKVSDRAIGYGMPGYTVDGNDPLEVYKVVKEAVERGRRGEGPTLIETVSYRLTPHSSDDDDRSYRAPDEVAKAKTHDPIITFGAYLKETGVLNDEMEKEINDRVMKSVNEATDYAENAPYSAPEDALKYVYADK
- the lpdA gene encoding dihydrolipoyl dehydrogenase — its product is MAQEYDVVILGGGTGGYVAAIRASQLGLKTAIVEKGKLGGTCLHQGCIPSKALLRSAEVFATAKRSEDFGVITGEVAVNFGKVQDRKNKIIDTLHKGVQYLMKQGKIDVFEGYGRILGPSIFSPMPGTISVEMNNGSENEMLIPKNVVIATGSRPRTLPGLEIDGEFVMTSDEALQLESLPSSIIIVGGGVIGIEWASMLSDFGVEVTVIEYADRIIPTEDKEISKEMQRLMKKKGITVITSAKVLSETLVKDNGVTISAKVKGTVKEFKAEKLLVSVGRQANVQGIGLENTDIQVEKGVIVTNEYFQTKESHIYAIGDCIGGLQLAHVASHEGITAVEHIAGKNPSPLNYNLISRCIYSSPEAASVGITEDQAIENGHKVKVGKFSFRVIGKALVFGESDGFVKIIADSETDDILGVHMIGPHVTDMISEAGLAMVLDAVPWEIGHTIHPHPTLSEAIGEAALAVDGHAIHA
- the buk gene encoding butyrate kinase — protein: MPDLEYRILVINPGSTSTKIGVFDNEISILEKTIRHEADTINSFANIIDQYEFRKNTILETLDKEGINISKLNAVCGRGGLLRPIEGGTYAVNDLMLTDLRSGYSGQHASNLGGIIAYEIAAGLNIPAFIVDPVVVDELAPIARISGFHLIERKSIFHALNQKAVARRIAKELGKKYNELNLIVTHMGGGITVGVHKQGRVIDVNNGLHGDGPFSPERAGTVPAGDLIAICYSGEYYREEIMKMLVGQGGLVGYLGTNDAVEVEKRISAGDEQAKLIYDAMAYQVAKEIGAASAVLSGKVDAIVLTGGLAYGKEFVKTISDRINWIADVIVHPGENELQALAEGALRVLRGEEEVKEYPGQFNKVKI
- the bcd gene encoding branched-chain amino acid dehydrogenase; amino-acid sequence: MELFTYLEKYDYEQLVFCQDKQSGLKAIIAIHDTTLGPALGGTRMWTYASEEAAIEDALRLARGMTYKNAAAGLNLGGGKTVIIGDPRKDKNEEMFRAFGRYIQGLNGRYITAEDVGTTVADMDIIHEETDFVTGISPAFGSSGNPSPVTAYGVYRGMKAAAKEAFGSDSLEGKVVAVQGVGNVAYTLCRYLHEEGAQLIVTDINREAVKRAVEEFGAIAVDPDEIYGVECDIYAPCALGATINDDTIPQLKAKVIAGSANNQLKDTRHGDTIHEMGIVYAPDYVINAGGVINVADELYGYNHDRAMKKVEQIYSSIEKIIDISKRDGIPTYVAADRMAEERIAKVSNSRSQFLRNEHHILSHRLNR
- the yqiS gene encoding phosphate butyryltransferase produces the protein MLLESLIDKATQAAKKTIAVAAAEDQEVIDAVIDALERNLGHFILYGNEEKIATILECKKCSWDQKVKIVHADSIAEAAELAVKAVFNKEANVLMKGNIPTNIFLKAVLNKEFGLRTGNVLSHVAAFEVPDFDRLIFVTDAAMNIAPDLEQKAGIAKNAVAIARSLGIEIPKVAPIAAVEVVNPSMQATMDAAALTLMNKRGQITGCVIDGPLALDNAISELAAEHKGIHSDVAGNADILLVPAIEVGNALYKSLVYFAKAKVGAVIAGAKVPIVLTSRADTAESKLYSLALALSSANE